One genomic segment of Cellulophaga sp. HaHaR_3_176 includes these proteins:
- the recO gene encoding DNA repair protein RecO, protein MQVTTKAIILSALKYGDTSLIVKAYTASDGVKSYLLKGVLTSKKGKLKAAYFQPLTQLEIVAYHKNKGTLETIKEVKVAYHYQELHTNITKNALTFFIAEMLSNSIHEEEGDQNLFDFLEASLQWLDANSEISNFHLHFFVVLTKYFGFSPDTTEINAPYFDLLEGAFIYKLSLNPIMLGENLNYFKRFLGINFDAIQTIKMNKKQRQELLKSIILYYELHLHGFRKPKSLAILNEVFS, encoded by the coding sequence ATGCAGGTCACAACAAAAGCAATTATTTTATCGGCATTAAAATACGGTGATACGAGCTTAATTGTAAAAGCCTATACAGCATCAGATGGCGTAAAATCATACTTATTAAAAGGCGTGCTTACTTCTAAAAAAGGAAAACTTAAAGCAGCATACTTTCAGCCTTTAACCCAACTCGAAATTGTTGCGTATCATAAAAATAAAGGCACTTTAGAAACTATTAAAGAAGTTAAGGTCGCATATCATTATCAAGAGTTACATACTAATATTACCAAAAATGCTTTAACTTTTTTTATTGCAGAAATGTTGAGTAATAGTATTCATGAAGAAGAAGGGGATCAAAACTTGTTTGATTTTTTAGAAGCTTCACTACAGTGGCTTGATGCTAACTCTGAAATTTCTAACTTTCATTTACATTTTTTTGTGGTTCTGACTAAGTATTTTGGTTTTTCGCCAGATACAACTGAAATAAATGCTCCTTATTTTGATCTTTTAGAAGGTGCTTTCATTTATAAGTTATCATTAAATCCTATAATGTTAGGTGAGAATTTAAATTATTTTAAAAGATTTTTGGGCATAAATTTTGATGCAATACAAACAATAAAGATGAATAAAAAACAGCGCCAAGAGCTTTTGAAGAGTATCATTCTTTATTATGAGTTACATTTGCACGGATTTAGAAAACCTAAATCTCTTGCAATTCTAAATGAAGTTTTTAGCTAG
- the gdhA gene encoding NADP-specific glutamate dehydrogenase, with the protein MELKIKTFMEEVKTRNGHEPEFIQAVQEVAETVIPYIAKHKIYNGKNILLRMVEPERLISFRVAWVDDKGEIHVNRGYRIQMNSAIGPYKGGLRFHPSVNASILKFLAFEQVFKNSLTTLPMGGGKGGSDFDPKGKSDDEVMRFCHAFMLELNRHIGPNTDVPAGDIGVGAREIGFLFGMYKKIRNEFTGVLTGKGRSWGGSLIRPEATGYGTVYFAQSMMKTQGKDFSGKNVVISGSGNVAQYAAEKALQLGAKVLTLSDSQGYIVDTDGIDNEKLEFVMDLKNNRRGRISEYADKYASATFHKGKTPWEVKCDIALPCATQNELSGDDAKTLIKNGCICVAEGANMPSTPEAIYEFHEAKILFAPGKASNAGGVATSGLEMSQNSLRISWTREEVDGRLKDIMEDIHDSCIEYGKDENGYCNYVKGANIAGFVKVADAMLAQGVI; encoded by the coding sequence ATGGAACTAAAAATTAAAACATTTATGGAGGAGGTTAAGACTAGAAATGGTCATGAACCTGAATTCATTCAAGCAGTACAAGAAGTAGCGGAAACAGTAATTCCCTATATAGCAAAACATAAAATCTATAACGGCAAAAATATTTTGTTGCGTATGGTAGAGCCTGAAAGACTAATATCTTTTAGAGTTGCATGGGTAGATGATAAAGGTGAAATTCATGTTAATAGAGGGTATCGTATACAGATGAATTCTGCAATTGGGCCTTATAAAGGTGGTTTGCGTTTTCATCCGTCAGTAAATGCAAGTATTCTTAAGTTTTTAGCTTTTGAGCAAGTGTTTAAAAATAGTTTAACAACATTGCCAATGGGTGGTGGTAAAGGTGGTTCTGATTTTGATCCGAAAGGAAAATCTGATGATGAGGTAATGCGTTTTTGCCATGCTTTTATGTTAGAACTAAACAGACATATTGGACCGAATACAGATGTGCCTGCTGGTGATATCGGAGTTGGAGCACGAGAAATTGGTTTCTTGTTTGGTATGTATAAAAAAATTAGAAATGAGTTTACTGGTGTTTTGACAGGTAAAGGTCGTTCATGGGGTGGTTCGTTAATTCGCCCAGAAGCAACAGGTTATGGTACTGTGTATTTCGCACAAAGTATGATGAAAACTCAAGGAAAAGATTTTAGCGGCAAAAATGTTGTGATTTCTGGATCAGGAAATGTTGCACAATATGCTGCTGAAAAAGCACTACAGTTGGGTGCTAAAGTTTTAACGCTTTCAGATTCTCAAGGCTATATTGTAGATACAGATGGTATTGATAATGAAAAGTTAGAGTTTGTAATGGACTTGAAAAATAATAGAAGAGGCCGTATATCTGAATATGCAGATAAATATGCTTCAGCAACATTCCACAAAGGAAAAACACCTTGGGAAGTTAAGTGTGATATCGCTTTGCCGTGTGCTACTCAAAATGAATTGAGTGGTGATGATGCAAAAACATTAATTAAAAACGGTTGTATTTGTGTTGCAGAAGGTGCAAATATGCCTTCTACTCCTGAGGCTATTTATGAGTTTCATGAAGCAAAAATACTTTTTGCGCCAGGTAAGGCATCTAATGCTGGTGGTGTTGCTACTTCAGGTTTAGAAATGTCTCAAAACTCACTTCGTATCAGTTGGACGCGAGAAGAGGTTGATGGTCGTTTAAAAGATATTATGGAAGATATTCATGATTCTTGTATTGAATACGGGAAAGATGAGAATGGGTATTGCAACTATGTAAAAGGAGCAAACATTGCTGGTTTCGTAAAAGTTGCCGATGCCATGTTAGCACAAGGGGTTATTTAA
- a CDS encoding cystathionine gamma-synthase, which produces MNEKKLNFNSKVIHGGQNPDKAYGAVMPPIYQTSTYAQNTPGDHLGYAYSRSGNPTRSALENSLASIENGNYGMAFGSGMAAIDAILKLLSPGDEVVSTSDLYGGSYRLFKKVFENYGIVFQFIEMEDVDNIEKYISNKTKLLWVETPTNPMMSIIDIKGVVAISKKHNILLAVDNTFASPYLQQPLDLGADIVMHSATKYLSGHSDVVLGALIVNDKELADKLYFIQNASGAICGPMDSFLALRGIKTLHVRMQRHCENGEKIANYLNAHSKIEKVYWPGFVAHPNHQIAKEQMSGFGGMISFVPKGSSYKDAIKIVESLKLFTLAESLGGVESLVGHPASMTHASIPKEEREKVGVVDSLIRLSVGIEDIDDLISDLEQALN; this is translated from the coding sequence ATGAACGAAAAGAAATTAAATTTTAACAGTAAGGTTATTCATGGAGGTCAAAACCCAGATAAGGCTTATGGGGCCGTAATGCCACCTATATATCAAACGTCTACATATGCACAAAATACACCAGGTGATCACTTAGGGTATGCATATTCTCGAAGTGGAAACCCAACCCGTAGTGCTTTAGAAAATTCTTTGGCAAGTATCGAAAATGGAAATTACGGTATGGCATTCGGAAGTGGTATGGCGGCTATTGATGCAATATTGAAACTATTAAGTCCAGGAGATGAAGTTGTCTCTACGAGTGACTTGTATGGAGGAAGCTATCGCTTATTTAAAAAAGTTTTTGAAAATTATGGTATCGTTTTTCAATTTATTGAAATGGAAGACGTTGATAATATTGAGAAGTATATATCTAATAAAACAAAATTGCTTTGGGTAGAAACACCAACAAACCCTATGATGAGTATTATAGATATTAAAGGAGTCGTAGCTATTTCTAAAAAACACAATATATTATTGGCTGTCGATAATACTTTTGCGAGCCCTTATTTACAGCAACCTTTAGATTTAGGAGCTGATATTGTAATGCATTCTGCTACTAAGTATTTAAGCGGACATAGCGATGTGGTTTTGGGAGCGCTTATTGTTAATGATAAAGAATTAGCAGATAAGCTTTACTTTATTCAAAATGCAAGCGGTGCAATTTGTGGGCCAATGGATAGTTTTTTGGCTTTACGTGGAATTAAAACTTTGCATGTAAGAATGCAACGCCATTGTGAAAACGGAGAGAAAATTGCGAATTATTTAAATGCACATTCAAAAATAGAAAAAGTATATTGGCCAGGTTTTGTAGCTCATCCTAATCATCAAATTGCTAAAGAGCAGATGAGTGGTTTTGGAGGAATGATTTCTTTCGTGCCTAAAGGAAGTTCATATAAAGATGCCATAAAAATTGTTGAAAGTTTAAAGCTTTTCACGTTAGCAGAATCTTTAGGTGGTGTAGAAAGTTTAGTTGGTCACCCTGCGAGTATGACGCACGCTAGTATACCAAAAGAAGAAAGAGAAAAAGTCGGAGTTGTAGATTCTTTAATTAGGTTAAGTGTAGGTATCGAAGATATTGACGATTTAATTTCTGATTTAGAACAAGCCTTAAATTAA
- a CDS encoding DUF3298 and DUF4163 domain-containing protein has protein sequence MKIKLTLLFILLVIIGCKDKNELSHESVTFKSENCNDCPKVLVDTYNFKGDSELASIINNTLQEEIIDQLIYDDEIIANTVEEAITSFKKGFLALKEMYPDESLGWEAKIKTDITFENKDVISIKLDTYIFTGGAHGFSASKFLNFDKKKGNEFENWKLFNDKGAFTHFVETKFKIQEDIPQNSSINSTGFMFEGDIFYLPSNIGFTDKGLQLIYNQYEVASYADGPIVITLPYNEIKKYLSVSIKK, from the coding sequence ATGAAAATAAAGTTAACACTCTTATTTATTTTATTAGTAATTATCGGTTGTAAAGATAAAAATGAGTTATCGCATGAATCCGTAACTTTTAAAAGCGAAAACTGTAATGATTGCCCTAAAGTACTTGTTGATACTTATAATTTTAAAGGCGATAGTGAACTAGCGTCTATCATAAACAATACTTTACAAGAGGAAATTATAGATCAATTAATATATGATGATGAAATTATAGCGAATACAGTTGAAGAAGCTATAACTTCATTCAAAAAGGGCTTTTTAGCTTTAAAAGAAATGTATCCTGACGAAAGTTTAGGTTGGGAAGCTAAAATTAAAACGGATATAACTTTTGAAAACAAAGATGTTATCTCTATAAAATTAGATACTTATATTTTTACTGGTGGAGCACATGGATTTAGCGCCTCAAAGTTTTTAAATTTTGATAAGAAAAAAGGAAACGAGTTTGAAAATTGGAAGTTGTTTAATGATAAAGGTGCTTTTACACACTTTGTAGAAACTAAATTCAAAATTCAAGAAGATATCCCCCAAAACTCCTCCATTAATAGCACTGGATTTATGTTTGAGGGAGATATATTTTATTTACCATCTAATATTGGCTTCACCGATAAGGGTCTTCAATTAATTTACAATCAATATGAAGTTGCGTCTTATGCTGACGGACCAATTGTAATAACACTACCTTACAATGAGATTAAAAAATATCTATCTGTAAGTATTAAAAAATAA